In Hymenobacter sublimis, a single genomic region encodes these proteins:
- a CDS encoding S9 family peptidase, with amino-acid sequence MNFRSLGLALFLTTASPAVLPGSAPAAFAQQKQNITLEDIWQKGTFQARSVPGFNWMKDGRYYSSLSQGNLVQNDVTTGQPVKTLVNGADLKLPGQSQPLDVDGYSFNADETKILFSTDTEPIYRRSSKSYFFVYDQGSKQLVPLSKTAGKQLYATFSPDGTRVAFVRDNNLFVVDLATMQETAVTTDGAQNRIINGGTDWVYEEEFEFAQGFQWSPDSRQLAYYTFDETEVPEYNMQEWGPLYPKDYRYKYPKAGEKNSIVSISTYDVAAGKNTKMDVGPERDQYIPRIIWTQTPNLLSIRRMNRLQNKLEILHADAATGKTTVVLTDTDPAYVEVNDDLRYLAGGKEFLFSSEKDGYRHLYLYNMNGKLTRQLTKGNWEITSIDGFDEKKGLVYFTSTEASPLQRHLYRVDLKGKGKTRLSEAGSGNDAVNMSADTRYFLNYHSQAGEPQIVSLRNGQDGKLVKVLEDNAALRQKLTQYNLGKLEFINFKTAEGVELNASVLKPANFDASRKYPVLMYVYGGPGSQTVKDDVGGGIAFTNYLWHQLLAQNGYIIVSVDNRGTGARGAAFKKSTYANLGKLETIDQAESAKYLATLPYVDKSRIGIWGWSFGGYMTALAMTKNADIFKMGVSVAPVTNWRYYDSVYTERFLKTPQQNPQGYDDNSPVQYADKLKGKLLLVHGTGDDNVHFQNSVAFTEAMIKANKDYQTLYYPNRNHGIYGGNTRLHLYRQMTDFVLKNL; translated from the coding sequence ATGAATTTCCGCTCCCTGGGCCTGGCCCTGTTTCTGACGACGGCCAGCCCGGCCGTGCTACCCGGCAGCGCGCCCGCCGCATTTGCCCAGCAAAAACAAAACATTACCCTCGAAGACATCTGGCAGAAGGGCACGTTTCAGGCCCGCTCGGTGCCCGGCTTCAACTGGATGAAGGATGGCCGCTACTACTCCTCGCTCAGCCAGGGCAACCTGGTGCAGAACGACGTGACGACCGGCCAACCCGTGAAAACTCTGGTCAATGGCGCTGATCTGAAGCTGCCCGGCCAGAGCCAGCCCCTCGACGTGGACGGCTACAGCTTCAACGCCGACGAAACCAAAATCCTGTTCAGCACCGATACCGAGCCGATTTACCGTCGCTCTAGCAAGTCGTACTTCTTCGTGTACGACCAGGGTAGTAAGCAACTGGTGCCCCTAAGCAAAACGGCCGGCAAGCAACTCTATGCTACCTTCTCGCCCGACGGGACGCGCGTGGCCTTCGTGCGCGACAACAACCTGTTTGTAGTCGATTTGGCTACCATGCAGGAAACCGCCGTGACGACAGACGGAGCCCAGAACCGCATCATCAACGGCGGTACTGATTGGGTGTACGAGGAGGAATTCGAGTTTGCCCAGGGTTTCCAATGGTCGCCCGACTCCCGGCAGCTGGCCTACTACACCTTCGATGAGACGGAGGTGCCCGAGTACAACATGCAGGAGTGGGGCCCGCTCTACCCCAAAGACTACCGCTATAAGTACCCCAAGGCTGGCGAAAAAAACTCCATCGTGAGCATTTCAACCTATGATGTGGCCGCCGGCAAAAACACCAAAATGGACGTGGGCCCGGAGCGGGACCAGTACATTCCGCGCATCATCTGGACCCAGACGCCCAACCTGCTCAGCATCCGGCGCATGAACCGCCTGCAGAACAAGCTGGAGATTCTGCATGCCGACGCCGCTACCGGCAAAACCACGGTAGTCTTGACCGATACCGACCCGGCCTACGTGGAAGTAAACGACGATTTGCGCTATCTGGCCGGTGGCAAGGAGTTCCTGTTCAGCAGCGAAAAGGACGGTTACCGCCACCTCTACCTATACAACATGAACGGCAAGCTGACGCGCCAGCTTACTAAGGGCAACTGGGAAATCACCAGCATTGATGGGTTTGATGAGAAGAAGGGCCTGGTGTACTTCACTAGCACCGAAGCCTCGCCCCTGCAGCGCCACCTCTACCGCGTAGATTTGAAGGGCAAAGGCAAAACCCGCCTCAGCGAAGCCGGCTCCGGCAACGACGCCGTGAACATGAGCGCCGACACCCGCTATTTCCTCAACTACCACTCCCAGGCCGGTGAGCCTCAGATAGTAAGCCTGCGCAACGGTCAGGACGGTAAGCTGGTGAAAGTGCTGGAAGACAACGCCGCCCTGCGCCAGAAGTTGACCCAATACAACCTGGGCAAGCTGGAGTTTATCAACTTCAAAACGGCCGAAGGGGTAGAGCTGAACGCCTCGGTGCTGAAACCCGCTAACTTCGATGCCAGCAGGAAATACCCCGTGCTCATGTACGTGTACGGCGGCCCCGGCTCCCAGACCGTGAAGGACGATGTGGGCGGGGGCATTGCCTTCACTAACTACCTCTGGCACCAGTTGCTGGCCCAGAACGGCTACATCATTGTGAGCGTCGATAACCGCGGCACCGGCGCCCGGGGCGCGGCCTTCAAGAAAAGCACCTACGCCAACCTGGGCAAACTGGAAACCATTGACCAAGCCGAAAGCGCCAAGTACCTGGCTACTCTACCCTACGTGGACAAGTCGCGCATTGGCATCTGGGGCTGGAGCTTCGGGGGCTACATGACGGCCCTGGCCATGACCAAAAACGCCGATATCTTCAAGATGGGCGTGTCGGTAGCACCCGTAACCAACTGGCGTTACTACGATTCCGTGTACACCGAGCGGTTCCTGAAAACGCCTCAGCAGAACCCCCAGGGCTACGACGACAACTCGCCCGTACAGTACGCCGACAAGCTGAAGGGCAAGCTCCTGCTAGTGCACGGCACCGGCGACGACAACGTGCACTTTCAGAACTCGGTAGCCTTCACCGAAGCCATGATTAAGGCCAACAAAGACTACCAGACGCTCTACTACCCCAACCGCAACCACGGCATCTACGGCGGCAACACCCGCCTGCACCTCTACCGCCAGATGACGGATTTCGTGCTGAAGAACTTGTAG
- a CDS encoding pirin family protein, producing MLDLVIDARQAALSPGFEVRRILPYRLRRMLGPFIFMDHAGPVNFAPEKLPELDVLPHPHIGLSTVSYLFGGQVTHRDSLGVEQIIRPGEVNWMTAGSGIAHSERFEDPAALAGGALEMIQTWVALPEKDEETDPAFTNYQPQELPIFTESGVWMRLIAGDAFGLRNEVRTHSPLFYLHVVLQPGARFGLPRGYPERGAYVAKGLVEVNGRSYGPGQLLVFTPSIDPVLIAREASTLMLLGGEPLGERFIWWNFVSSKRERIEQAKADWQAGRILLPPNDNQEFVPLPQDKTRPAGTGSPPPQALS from the coding sequence ATGCTAGACCTTGTTATTGATGCGCGCCAAGCGGCCCTGAGCCCCGGCTTTGAGGTGCGCCGCATTCTGCCTTACCGCCTGCGCCGCATGCTAGGCCCCTTCATTTTCATGGACCACGCCGGGCCAGTTAATTTCGCCCCGGAAAAGCTGCCCGAGCTGGATGTACTGCCTCACCCCCACATTGGCCTGAGTACGGTTAGCTACCTGTTCGGGGGGCAGGTCACACACCGCGACAGCCTCGGGGTGGAGCAAATTATTCGGCCAGGTGAGGTCAACTGGATGACGGCCGGCTCGGGCATTGCCCACTCTGAGCGGTTTGAGGACCCGGCCGCCCTGGCTGGCGGAGCGTTGGAAATGATTCAGACCTGGGTGGCCCTGCCCGAAAAAGACGAGGAAACTGACCCCGCTTTCACTAATTACCAGCCCCAAGAGCTGCCCATCTTCACGGAATCCGGCGTGTGGATGCGCCTGATTGCCGGCGACGCCTTCGGCCTGCGTAACGAGGTGCGCACTCATTCGCCGCTGTTCTACCTGCACGTGGTGCTGCAACCCGGGGCCCGGTTTGGCCTGCCCCGCGGCTACCCCGAGCGTGGCGCCTACGTGGCCAAAGGCCTGGTAGAAGTGAACGGCCGCAGCTACGGCCCCGGCCAGCTGCTGGTTTTCACCCCCAGCATCGACCCGGTGCTGATTGCCCGCGAAGCCAGTACCTTAATGCTGCTGGGTGGCGAGCCACTTGGAGAACGGTTTATCTGGTGGAATTTCGTGTCCTCGAAGCGGGAGCGTATCGAGCAGGCCAAAGCTGACTGGCAAGCCGGCCGCATTCTGCTACCTCCCAACGACAACCAGGAGTTTGTGCCCCTGCCCCAGGACAAAACCCGCCCTGCTGGTACCGGCTCACCGCCCCCGCAGGCATTGTCGTAG
- a CDS encoding energy transducer TonB, protein MPMSTPIRLLFLSITGTLLAACQPERTAQRPEPAAAPALADSLAYDSLAQPVGATPVRRDWHRLEQPTSRRAPLIVYRGSTRRPAGLGAEAPPAEARLHDLTLKASEYFQIDPTKPAEVRGREGTVVRIPAGSLVDSRQRPATGAVWVELKECYAASDMLLSNLLTETLAGAPLELTGAVLVRATAAGQQLLLATGRSLQLELAGGHSAHPLFYGQAAPAAPVRWLESETSATTAASEQIYTTAQQMPRYGQGPADINRLIRYPRQAQERQTQGLVFASFVVDEAGRVRAPRILRGLGDGCDEEVLRVLRQTSGRWTPGQQDGRFVKVKMVLPIRFNFQAGMASAPEPAALPEPAEEEETLAASDELAPAPNALQPTKLGWLAVGQPWAGSAAALYVPSATPADGDHTTVRLLIPGRRIVLAGTPQDAGYQFATAPSGAAVVVLGLRYENGTPFLARREATTGGAPSDTLHFQETTLTDLEAALAKLD, encoded by the coding sequence ATGCCGATGTCTACCCCGATTCGTCTCCTTTTTCTGAGCATAACCGGTACGCTGCTAGCAGCCTGTCAGCCGGAGCGCACCGCCCAACGCCCCGAGCCTGCCGCCGCCCCCGCTCTGGCTGATTCCCTAGCCTACGATTCTCTGGCCCAGCCCGTGGGCGCTACCCCCGTGCGCCGCGACTGGCACCGTCTGGAGCAGCCCACCAGCCGCCGGGCCCCTTTGATTGTGTACCGGGGCAGCACCCGCCGGCCCGCCGGCTTGGGGGCCGAAGCGCCGCCCGCCGAAGCCCGCCTTCATGACCTGACCCTGAAAGCCAGCGAGTATTTCCAGATTGACCCCACCAAGCCTGCCGAAGTGCGCGGCCGCGAAGGTACCGTTGTCCGCATTCCGGCCGGCTCTCTGGTGGATAGCCGCCAGCGGCCCGCTACTGGTGCCGTGTGGGTGGAACTCAAAGAGTGCTACGCCGCTTCCGACATGCTGCTCTCTAACCTGCTGACCGAAACGCTAGCTGGCGCCCCCCTGGAACTGACCGGGGCCGTGCTGGTACGAGCCACGGCTGCGGGGCAACAGCTACTGCTGGCAACTGGCCGCAGCTTGCAGCTAGAGTTAGCCGGCGGCCACTCGGCGCACCCGCTTTTCTACGGGCAAGCGGCCCCAGCCGCGCCAGTGCGGTGGCTGGAAAGTGAGACTTCGGCTACCACTGCGGCGTCGGAACAGATATACACCACGGCCCAGCAGATGCCCCGCTACGGCCAAGGCCCCGCCGATATTAACCGCCTGATTCGCTACCCCCGCCAGGCCCAGGAGCGCCAGACGCAGGGACTGGTCTTCGCCTCTTTTGTGGTGGATGAGGCCGGCCGGGTTCGGGCGCCCCGCATCCTGCGCGGCCTCGGCGACGGTTGCGACGAAGAAGTGCTGCGGGTGCTGCGCCAAACCTCCGGCCGCTGGACCCCGGGGCAGCAGGATGGACGCTTCGTGAAGGTGAAAATGGTTTTGCCCATTCGCTTTAATTTTCAAGCTGGTATGGCCTCGGCCCCGGAGCCGGCCGCTTTGCCTGAGCCAGCGGAGGAAGAGGAAACCCTGGCTGCTTCGGATGAACTGGCCCCGGCTCCAAATGCCTTGCAGCCCACCAAGCTGGGCTGGCTGGCCGTGGGGCAGCCGTGGGCCGGGTCGGCGGCGGCGCTCTACGTGCCCTCCGCTACCCCCGCCGACGGGGACCATACCACCGTGCGCCTGCTCATTCCGGGCCGCCGCATAGTGCTGGCTGGTACTCCCCAGGACGCTGGCTACCAATTTGCTACGGCTCCCAGTGGGGCGGCCGTGGTAGTGCTTGGGTTACGCTACGAAAACGGCACGCCCTTCCTGGCCCGCCGGGAGGCTACCACCGGCGGCGCTCCTTCCGATACGCTGCACTTCCAGGAAACCACCCTCACTGATCTGGAAGCTGCCCTAGCCAAGCTGGACTAG
- a CDS encoding Uma2 family endonuclease produces MGLPATPLSYVSPEDYLEAERKAEHKHEYWDGEIRAMSGASFAHNRIAANLGGEIHFQLKGKNCSVVGSDQRVQVLSESTFVYPDLTVVCGQPRFEDNTKPDTLLNPTLLVEVLSPTTKSHDRGDKFFLYRQIPGLQQYLLLDSQSVHAELHTRDEQGRWILVETSDRQTVLELSSINCRIALTDVYAGVLEG; encoded by the coding sequence ATGGGACTGCCCGCTACACCACTATCCTACGTTTCGCCTGAGGACTACCTCGAAGCCGAACGCAAAGCTGAACACAAACACGAGTACTGGGACGGCGAAATCCGGGCCATGTCTGGGGCCAGTTTTGCCCACAACCGGATAGCCGCCAATCTTGGGGGTGAGATTCACTTCCAGCTCAAAGGCAAAAACTGCTCGGTGGTGGGCAGCGACCAGCGCGTGCAGGTCCTGAGTGAGTCCACGTTTGTGTATCCAGACTTGACGGTGGTCTGCGGTCAGCCTCGATTTGAGGATAACACCAAGCCTGATACGCTGCTTAATCCCACGTTGCTAGTAGAAGTACTGTCGCCGACTACCAAAAGCCACGACCGGGGCGACAAATTCTTTCTGTACCGTCAGATTCCGGGCCTGCAGCAGTACCTGTTGCTTGACTCCCAAAGCGTCCACGCCGAGTTGCACACCCGGGATGAGCAAGGGCGCTGGATTCTCGTTGAAACCTCTGACCGTCAAACAGTCCTGGAATTGAGTAGCATTAATTGCCGCATTGCCTTGACGGATGTCTACGCGGGTGTGTTAGAAGGGTAG
- a CDS encoding aldehyde dehydrogenase codes for MLQLCNFINGELQPPAAGRYLPLLNPATGQVFGQVPNSDAADVDRAVQAATAAFPAWRALPAEERGRRLVRLAELIDQNLETLAQAESQDNGKPLSLARTLDIPRAASNFAFFGTAAQHFATETHLQEGVALNYTVRHPVGVVACISPWNLPLYLFTWKIAPALAAGCCVVAKPSEVTPYTAFLLSELSREAGLLAGVLNIVHGTGPGAGQALVEHPGIRAISFTGGTATGAHIARTAAPQFKKLSLELGGKNPNLIFADCDLDAAVQTSIRSSFANQGQICLCGSRIFVERSVYEPFKAAFLAQVQALTVGDPLEASTQQGAIVSEAHLNKILSYIDLAHQEGGRLLAGGQRVQVPGRCAEGYFLQPTVFEGLAPDCRVNQEEIFGPVVTLTPFDHEEEALTWANSTDYGLSATVWTRDLARAHRVAHQLQAGVVWVNTWLHRDLRTPFGGMKNSGLGREGGLEALRFFTEAQNVCVKL; via the coding sequence ATGCTGCAGCTCTGCAACTTCATCAACGGCGAGCTTCAACCACCCGCCGCCGGCCGCTACCTGCCCCTGCTTAACCCCGCCACCGGCCAGGTATTCGGGCAGGTACCCAACTCGGATGCGGCTGATGTGGACCGGGCGGTGCAGGCCGCTACGGCCGCTTTTCCGGCTTGGCGGGCCCTACCGGCCGAAGAGCGGGGCCGCCGCCTGGTGCGCCTTGCGGAGTTGATTGACCAGAACCTGGAAACCCTGGCCCAGGCCGAAAGCCAGGACAATGGCAAACCGCTGAGCTTGGCCCGCACCCTGGACATTCCGCGAGCGGCCAGCAATTTCGCCTTCTTCGGCACGGCTGCCCAGCATTTTGCCACCGAAACCCATCTGCAGGAGGGCGTAGCGCTCAACTATACGGTGCGCCATCCGGTGGGCGTGGTGGCGTGCATCTCGCCCTGGAACTTACCGCTCTACCTCTTTACCTGGAAAATAGCACCAGCCCTGGCCGCCGGCTGCTGCGTGGTAGCCAAGCCCTCGGAAGTCACGCCCTACACGGCCTTTCTACTCAGCGAGTTAAGCCGAGAGGCCGGGCTACTGGCGGGAGTACTTAATATTGTGCACGGTACGGGTCCGGGCGCTGGCCAAGCCTTAGTGGAGCACCCGGGCATTCGGGCTATCAGCTTTACCGGGGGCACGGCTACCGGGGCCCACATTGCTCGCACGGCCGCGCCGCAGTTCAAAAAACTCTCCCTGGAACTGGGCGGCAAAAACCCTAACCTCATTTTCGCCGACTGCGACCTGGACGCCGCCGTGCAAACCAGTATCCGCAGCTCCTTCGCCAACCAGGGCCAGATTTGCCTCTGTGGCTCACGCATCTTCGTGGAGCGTAGCGTGTACGAGCCGTTCAAAGCCGCCTTTCTGGCCCAGGTGCAGGCGCTGACCGTTGGTGACCCGCTGGAGGCAAGCACCCAGCAAGGGGCCATTGTTAGCGAAGCACACCTGAATAAGATTCTCTCCTACATCGACTTGGCCCACCAGGAAGGCGGCCGGCTACTAGCGGGCGGGCAGCGGGTGCAAGTACCCGGTCGTTGCGCCGAGGGCTATTTTCTGCAGCCCACGGTATTCGAAGGCTTAGCCCCTGACTGCCGCGTGAACCAAGAAGAAATATTCGGGCCCGTTGTTACGCTTACTCCCTTCGACCACGAAGAAGAAGCCCTAACCTGGGCTAACAGCACTGACTATGGCCTTTCCGCCACCGTCTGGACCCGTGACCTAGCTCGGGCTCACCGGGTAGCCCACCAGCTGCAAGCCGGCGTGGTATGGGTAAACACCTGGCTGCACCGCGACCTACGCACGCCGTTCGGGGGCATGAAAAACTCCGGCCTGGGGCGGGAAGGCGGCCTGGAAGCCCTACGCTTTTTCACTGAGGCGCAGAACGTGTGCGTGAAGCTCTAA
- a CDS encoding glycosyltransferase family 2 protein, protein MHPLASPPAPPVDLSVIIPIYNEEANIPALYERLRGVLDPMQLPGGYEFIFINDGSRDHSLVLIQTLALRDPRVRYLDFSRNFGHQIAVTAGLDRAGGQAVCIIDADLQDPPELIPQLLEKLREGYEVVYAKRRSRQGESAAKKLTAKLFYRILASITHISIPVDTGDFRVISRKVVEALRRMPEQNKFIRGQISWIGYRQTYLEYDRAERAGGETGYTYRKMFKLALDGITAFSDVPLKAATVSGFIVSGIAFLVMLYTLYSRFVTKEYEPGWPSLMVSILFLGGVQLIAVGIIGEYIARLSANVRQRPLYIVSDSNLPEPPAQPQR, encoded by the coding sequence ATGCACCCGCTTGCTTCCCCACCCGCCCCGCCCGTGGACCTATCCGTTATCATTCCCATTTACAACGAAGAAGCCAACATTCCGGCTCTGTATGAGCGGCTGCGGGGCGTGCTGGATCCTATGCAGTTGCCTGGCGGCTACGAGTTTATCTTTATTAACGACGGCTCCCGCGACCATTCCCTGGTCCTAATTCAGACTCTGGCCCTGCGCGACCCGCGGGTGCGCTACCTCGATTTCAGTCGCAACTTCGGGCACCAGATTGCCGTGACGGCTGGCCTCGACCGGGCCGGGGGCCAAGCTGTGTGCATCATCGATGCCGACTTGCAGGACCCGCCCGAGTTGATTCCGCAGTTGCTGGAAAAGCTTCGGGAAGGCTACGAGGTAGTGTACGCCAAGCGCCGCTCCCGCCAGGGCGAAAGCGCCGCCAAGAAGCTTACTGCCAAGTTATTTTACCGCATTCTGGCCAGCATCACCCACATTTCCATTCCCGTAGATACCGGCGACTTCCGAGTTATTTCGCGCAAGGTGGTAGAGGCCCTGCGCCGCATGCCCGAGCAGAACAAGTTTATTCGGGGGCAAATTTCCTGGATTGGCTACCGCCAGACCTACCTGGAGTATGACCGGGCCGAGCGGGCGGGCGGGGAAACTGGCTACACCTACCGCAAAATGTTCAAGCTGGCCCTTGACGGCATCACGGCCTTCTCCGACGTGCCCCTGAAGGCGGCTACCGTCAGTGGCTTTATCGTGTCGGGCATTGCGTTTCTGGTCATGCTCTACACCCTGTACTCCCGTTTCGTCACGAAAGAGTACGAGCCCGGCTGGCCTTCCTTAATGGTAAGCATCTTGTTTCTGGGCGGCGTGCAACTGATTGCCGTGGGTATTATTGGCGAATACATTGCCCGACTTTCCGCCAACGTGCGCCAGCGGCCCCTGTATATTGTGTCGGATTCCAACTTGCCCGAGCCCCCGGCCCAACCCCAGCGGTAG